The Plasmodium reichenowi strain SY57 chromosome Unknown, whole genome shotgun sequence genome window below encodes:
- a CDS encoding early transcribed membrane protein 10.3, translating to MKVSRHTVLLNIILIVSLLGCVLTLNLFSANDDKRALKDIDRTLEKLLKKKKIIISTAAVALAITLGGLFGSLGYKSWKNKN from the coding sequence ATGAAGGTTTCTAGGCATACCGTTCTTTTAAACATTATCTTAATCGTTAGCTTATTAGGATGTGTTTTAACTCTTAACCTTTTTTCTGCAAATGATGATAAGAGAGCGTTGAAGGATATCGACAGAACATTAGAAAAACTtttgaagaaaaagaaaatcaTCATATCTACTGCTGCTGTTGCTTTGGCTATAACCTTAGGTGGTTTATTTGGAAGTTTAGGATATAAGAGCTGGAAAAACAAAAAC